TAGGCTGCTCCACTGAGCAACAATAGCGGCAGCGAGGCCGAGGCTTCCTCTCCTTATTGTGCACTTCAAGGGGCATTTCTGGGCCGGGCCGGCTATTGTGGAGACGTATTGTTCTAAGCTGTAGGAACAACCGTGGCTGCGCTGGGAGACGCGCTCATGTTCGGAATTTGTTAGTAGCTGTTAACATGCACCACTTTTCTCACAATTTCACATGAATTTGGGGAAGCAtggctttaaaaaacattttggggGCGATGGCAGACAGTGTAGGGGCTTCTGTGTTTGGCGAGGGCTCCCCTTCTGGGCTTGAACCACAGTTTGAACGCACGTTGAGGGCTTTAAGCTACTTGAAGTGAGCACGGAAGAAGGTTCTGAGGTAGCTCGGCAGATGACCGGTAGGATACCCCGAGATTCCTCCCCTGTTCCAGGTACATCATGAACCGGCAGGACTGCAgctacggggcagtggtggcgtagcggttaaggaagcgtaatcagaaggttgccggttcgaatcccgatccgccgaggtgccaatgagcaaagtctccccaagggtgatggttaaatgcagagggcaaatttcactgtgtgcaccgtgtgctgtggcaATCCGTTCACTTTAAAAACGATTGGTTCgatgtccaggcctgtttccgTGCTTTAACGCGCAGCATCGAGTAATCGGCCCGGCGTCGGCGCCCTGGAAAGCGCATCATTAGTCATCCGGCGGGTCGGCGGAAGTGCCGGCTGGAGCCCCGCCGCCGCTCTTTCAGCTCCGCAGCCTGGCGCGCCGCACATGCACCCGACATGAGTCACTGTCTATTTCCGACAGGACTCCAGCGCGGCCCACACTCACCGCCGCGTCGAGTCTTTTAAACGCGTACAAGGCCCGTTTCCCCTCTTCTTGCAAGGACAGTACATTTGctgtagttttgttttattcatttgtcgTGTGGACATTTTCGACCGGCATTTCCGAGACGTCCCAGTTCAGAATTTGGTCACTCTTAATGGAAGATCAGTGCTGTTCCTtgcccaccaggccaccactgtccaagTAAAGACCTCGGTTCcattttacattgacatttttggcatttagctcagggttaagtgtcttcctcagggacacaatggtagtaagtgggatttggacctttTAAACGGGGTAatagtagcagcctagtgggttttacacttgtctatgaagcagaagaccacagatTATAGTAATATGGCCATATTGATAACCATATTCTAACCTCTTTGTGGTTTTTGGTACGGACAGCCCAGCTTTTTGCTGATAATCAAGCCCCAGGGCTCTATAgcggatgctgaggaggtgaaacggggGCTAGCCGATGGCAAGTACGTTTTTGTTGCACCGGCAgaactttgaccatgaaaagTGATTTTCTGGCGTGATTTATggttctgcttccttacccgctaggccacaaccataaacaatttattttgctggtggaaaaagtatgtgaaccctgaattttctttttaattgaattttccTCCTCAGTGaagaacaaacacattttcagtaaattgTCTATCGGATTTTGCTTCAAATAAAGATCTTTGTAGATAATCATATATTTGTCATATGTTTGTtagtcaatattgcctatatggaCAGCGATTTTAAAACCAGAACCCTATTTGAGAGTATAAGGTTGGCAGGTGAAATGAGCCGTACGTAGTTGGTTTAGGTTCAAGCCGTGCTTATTTTCTGGGAAAACGTATACATGACTTTCAGCAGGCACTGGTTTGCTCTTAAGGTATCCAAACCCCTTCCAAATGAATGATTCTCTCACACTTCAATTTTAGATTAGGAGGTGGTGTATGGTGCTGTAATTTTATATATCTATAATTCAAATTAGTTAATTAAATCGATTTTGTCGACAAAAACGTAATGGTCATTGCGCAAAGAAATCTTGTTTGGTCATTTTTGGCCTTACGTGAGTGACCAGCATCAGTAACACCTGACCTTACCTGACCCTTCAGTAGCCGCTTGAGTAGTTGTCCTGTCCTTAGCACTGACTGTGTCTCACTGTCTATTTCTGCAGCAGGCCAATGAAGccctccaccaccagcaccaggtGGCCCAGAACAGCCTGCTGCCCCTGCTCAACTCGGGACCTGAGCCGCAGGACCAGAAGCCCATCCTGCCCATCCAACTGGACCAGAAACCTCCGGTTGCAGATCTCCTAAAAGACATGGGGGGTGGAGCAGGAGGCGGGGGTGGTGGAGGCCCAATGCCTGTGGTGAAGAAGGAGCACAAGACCAAGACCCCCTTCATCTGCGGTTACTGCAACAAGGCATTTCGGGACAGCTACCACCTGAGGAGGCACGAGTCGTGCCACACGGGTGTGAAGATGGTGTCTCGGCCCAAGAAGACGGCGCAGACTGCACCAACCATGGTGCCCCTCATCTCTACCATGCCAAGGGAGCACAGTGGCAACCCTTCCTACATCTCCACCATTGCCGGAATcctcaccacagccaccacctccacctccagtGGCTCCAGCATCATGTCTCCAGCCTCCATGATCGGTGTCCCCCAGCAGAGCGTCCCCAAGAAACCAGCCAAGCCAGTCAAGAAGAACCACGGCTGTGAAATGTGCGGCAAAGCCTTCCGCGACGTCTACCACCTCAACCGCCATAAGCTGTCTCACTCGGATGAGAAACCCTTCGAGTGCCCCATCTGCCAGCAGCGCTTCAAGAGGAAGGACCGCATGACCTACCACGTGCGTTCGCATGACGGTGGCGTCCACAAGCCCTACGTCTGCTCTGTTTGTGGCAAGGGCTTCTCCAGGTAAGAGCTTTCTCATTTTTCATGGCCGTTGAAAATTCTATGTCGGTGATCAGCTTTGGCCGCTTTTCCCATCAcgataaaatggcagaaatgggCAGCTTTTGTGTGAATTTCCGCTGCTTCCGCTGGAACAGGGACTTGCTTCACTGTGTATTAGGGCTGTGTGATTTTAATTGAAATTCAtataaatttttacatttttgtcatgGGGTATaagaaaatattgataaagTACTATATTTTGCGTGGTGTtattgtatacaaatttagtccaaattTCACTTCAGAGttatgttttggctgaattattaatgtaatgtgattcaCACAGATCATACTCAGCATCTTGTAcatcagtttttacattttccgtGAATTAGAGAATATCGCAATGTGTACTGCAtcaaaatatatcatgatataatcatattGTGATGCGTGTCGTGAGGTCCTTGCCAATACGCACCCCTACTAGACTATATATATTGTGGCTTATTATTtgatatgtaaatgtaactgtttttaaaaGGGTAACACAGGGCTCTAGCATTTGACCAATTTGGCGGCACATGCCACCTAATTATCAGATGATTTGGGGTCAGAAGTTGCATGGTTTCTAAACCAATAAGAGATTGTGTTGGGCGGGacctgcctctgattggccgtaaggtggtagtagcctagtgggtaaagacactcgcctgtgaaccagaagacctgggttcaaatcccacttactaccattgtgtccctgagcaagacacttaaccttaagttgctccagggagactgtccctgtaaaatactgactgtaagttacaactacagctttttaaaagcccaaaccAGACtgccaacattttacatttacggcatttaccagactgccttatccagagcgacttacaatcagtagttacagggacagtcccccctggagcaacttagggttaactgtcttgctcaacatgactgtaccaacatgctttgTGTGCGTTACgagtcatttatacattttaatgtcatttttcatgtttttttttttttttttttttttccccacgccTTCAATTAGTGTCCTCAGCTTCCATTTTAGTGCTAATCAGAACACATGACCTGACTGCACATTTACCGCCCAAGTAAAACCATCAAAATTAAACAGTGAAAaagcatctataaaacacattacatgcagtgatCGTAGTACTGGCCAAGTGTCCCATCTCGCCGCTGCCAAACAGATAAGCAGGCCGAGAGGCAAGTTCAAACCCTTAACACTATTGTGCttcttaataaaaaattttctttttttcatttgtatttcagCTCAGTTTTTAAGTTACATTTcctgtagaattgtgcttcaaataaactTTAACCAGATTGATATATTATTAGTCAATATTGCCTGTACTCACAATGGTTTTAAGAGGGATAAAAAGTGAACCTGAAAATTAAATGGGATTGTCAATGTTGGTGCACCTAACTTTTGTGCTGGTCCACCTGTGCCCTGTAACATATGTCCATAGCAAAGAAAGagttgtataataaataatacagccgCTCTTCCACTTGCTGCAACTTTTCAAAATAGAAGCCTAACCCAAAAAGTGAACCTAGCCCTGTTATCCACAGCTTGAGGTACGTGGATTTACACATGTAGTTTCACCCCAAGCTGAAAGGCACACTATTAATGTGTATTGAACCATTCCCTGTCTTTCCTTTTGgaagttttattttgaaatgtcgcATAAAAAGTGCtgcaatctttttttcttttttctttttaaaagattGTTTAATGAGTGTCGAATACAGGACCCATTCTAACTTTAATTCAGGTCACATTATCGATGTTTGCTTTTAACAAGCTGCTCCTCCATGCGCTCGGTGCTCTCGTccatattatttcatttaatttttttataatgcatgtGCATACACCGCATACTACTATAATGAATTCTAAGATTTTGCAATGGGTGGCTgaatcgagagagagagatagatgtcaaacacacacacacctgtaaggggcagtggttggccagGCAACCAAAAGGacccgtaatcgtaaggttgccggttcgaatcctgaaccgccaaggtggcggatgcctgtcatggctgccaactgctccctcagggcatgggttacatgcagagaccacatttcactttgtgcaccgagTGACGTGCCGTGTCGTCACATGTGGTCAGTCGAAATATTGGCAGTAACGTGAACACACTGCTCTTGTAGTTTGTGTTGGAAGTGAGGTCTACATGAAATATCTTCTCAAAAGAAGAATGGCCTGAGGCCGTATCATTTATACTTGTATAATTTACAAGTGTTTGCTCCCTGTGAAACCCTGTCTCCGTTCGCTCTTTATCGGCGTGTAGCTTGtatatcacatttttttccccgttttaATCTGGCACCATCACACAAGCTTCATAACCTGCACGTCTGCCTGAAATATCACCTGCTCACTGCCAAGTGTCTCTTCTCTGTTTCTCTTATGCACTTTTAGAGGAAATTGCAGAAGTGTTTGTTTGGCTAATTAAAGCGGCTGAATAGTAGAGGGGTCTGCAGCTTAATCCCATTCCCAGCTCTTCAAAGCATACACCCTTTCAcccattgacttttttttttttttttttttaatatttaactcTTTAGCATCTCAATAAACACTCTTCGGCAGCAACTCTTACCCAATAGTCAGAACACGTGCCAATATGCCGTGCTGACGGACCggccagccccgcccccccgctgGTTTTAATAAGCCTGTAACATTGTTGGGTCGGCCTGGTAAAACACAACCACGCTGCATCTGGCAACCGTCCTGTCGTATGTGGTGACGTCACCATTTGAAAGGCGTATGTTGAAGTATGCGCGGTGAGATGGAGGCCGCGCGGCCATCTGCTCATCCAGATGACGTTTACGCCGTCCGGCTCCCGTTGGGCTCGTGTTGTTGATTTATAACCGGCCTGAATGGTTCCGACTCTGCGTCTTTTGTCCCCCCCTCAGCATGCCGAGAACCAGCGTTCCCCCcgttttccccttttttgttctctctctctctccccaacTTGTACGCCAAGGTCCTGGCCTGCTCATCGCTGCTTCCTGTTCGTGGGGGTCTGCAGTGAGACAGCAGACTGGGATTTCCTCCTTCCTCATGTGCCAGTCGTCCCCGCTCTGTCCCAGGACACGACCAGCGGCCTCTCCAGACTGACGCGGTCACATCCTGTTACTGGCCAGGGCGCCCGCGTGACTAATAATCTGCCGATTAATTTACGACGACGAGGAAGGGGGACGAAAGGACTTCCCGCAGGACATGGCAGGGAATCATTTGAAACATCTGAGTTGGATGCCATGATGTGACGTACGGCCGTGTTTATGTGGCCGCTGCCAGCGACTCGTGTCTACAGGCAGTCAGGATCCGGTGAGCTGCTGTCCTCTCCAGTTAACGAGACGAGGGTGGGAGAGGAgcggccattctgcttcgcagCCCATGTGAAGAGATTCCGCTTGACTCGTcttggtgctggtggtggtgcggGACCGGCTCTCGTACGAGGGAGCAGGAAGCTGAAACTGCCGAATGACTGAACGAGCCAGGGTAATAAAGAACATTCCCTCTTCATGTGTCTGAGCAGGCCTCAGCAGGTCTTCCGGCACTTTAATTAAGATCATCAGCACTCTGATCCGCAATGGTTTTTATTCCTGGGATCCAGCTGCTCACAAGCGGCTGCAACTGGACAATGCAGCATTAGAGTGATGCTGTAACTGACCCAgctcctctcagccaatcagacgagGACTGTCGTGCTTGACTACAGCACCTCAACATCACCTTGTGAATTATGGCTGATGGCTGGTTGGCATGCCGACTTGAATAAAaagcattatttattcatggtcTTTTCAGATTTGTGGCTTAACACTGAAAATGCAAGTGCGCCACCTGAATGCTTGAATAACAtttttgaggattttttttttcatgtttttgcttTTCAGACCGGACCATTTAAGCTGCCATGTGAAACATGTTCATTCATCAGAAAGACCCTTCAAATGCCAAGTAACGGTAAGTGGGGGGTTATCAGGGGTAAAGTGTTTGCATCTTCTCACCTGGAATTGGGTTGTTTGACAGTCCAGGCTCTCATATTTCAGGGTGACCTTGTAATCATGGATCTGGGAT
The window above is part of the Denticeps clupeoides chromosome 6, fDenClu1.1, whole genome shotgun sequence genome. Proteins encoded here:
- the LOC114793075 gene encoding vascular endothelial zinc finger 1-like isoform X2 encodes the protein MQANEALHHQHQVAQNSLLPLLNSGPEPQDQKPILPIQLDQKPPVADLLKDMGGGAGGGGGGGPMPVVKKEHKTKTPFICGYCNKAFRDSYHLRRHESCHTGVKMVSRPKKTAQTAPTMVPLISTMPREHSGNPSYISTIAGILTTATTSTSSGSSIMSPASMIGVPQQSVPKKPAKPVKKNHGCEMCGKAFRDVYHLNRHKLSHSDEKPFECPICQQRFKRKDRMTYHVRSHDGGVHKPYVCSVCGKGFSRPDHLSCHVKHVHSSERPFKCQVTACTSAFATKDRLRSHMIRHEGKVTCNICGKMLSAAYITSHLKTHGQTNFNNSCNKGDWQWSNSGGRKDSNDVCHSASGTPVTAPASISTTMVRGGPGINSSSNSSNPVTIAAQMNITTNTVNITSPVSLQHPVTITGPVNIASVNIPATAPMNIAHPVAITTPMSMNIAGPLNIAMRPMESMPFLSQVLPSSPPW
- the LOC114793075 gene encoding vascular endothelial zinc finger 1-like isoform X3, giving the protein MEPSWSTFLFQQANEALHHQHQVAQNSLLPLLNSGPEPQDQKPILPIQLDQKPPVADLLKDMGGGAGGGGGGGPMPVVKKEHKTKTPFICGYCNKAFRDSYHLRRHESCHTGVKMVSRPKKTAQTAPTMVPLISTMPREHSGNPSYISTIAGILTTATTSTSSGSSIMSPASMIGVPQQSVPKKPAKPVKKNHGCEMCGKAFRDVYHLNRHKLSHSDEKPFECPICQQRFKRKDRMTYHVRSHDGGVHKPYVCSVCGKGFSRPDHLSCHVKHVHSSERPFKCQVTACTSAFATKDRLRSHMIRHEGKVTCNICGKMLSAAYITSHLKTHGQTNFNNSCNKDSNDVCHSASGTPVTAPASISTTMVRGGPGINSSSNSSNPVTIAAQMNITTNTVNITSPVSLQHPVTITGPVNIASVNIPATAPMNIAHPVAITTPMSMNIAGPLNIAMRPMESMPFLSQVLPSSPPW
- the LOC114793075 gene encoding vascular endothelial zinc finger 1-like isoform X1; the protein is MEPSWSTFLFQQANEALHHQHQVAQNSLLPLLNSGPEPQDQKPILPIQLDQKPPVADLLKDMGGGAGGGGGGGPMPVVKKEHKTKTPFICGYCNKAFRDSYHLRRHESCHTGVKMVSRPKKTAQTAPTMVPLISTMPREHSGNPSYISTIAGILTTATTSTSSGSSIMSPASMIGVPQQSVPKKPAKPVKKNHGCEMCGKAFRDVYHLNRHKLSHSDEKPFECPICQQRFKRKDRMTYHVRSHDGGVHKPYVCSVCGKGFSRPDHLSCHVKHVHSSERPFKCQVTACTSAFATKDRLRSHMIRHEGKVTCNICGKMLSAAYITSHLKTHGQTNFNNSCNKGDWQWSNSGGRKDSNDVCHSASGTPVTAPASISTTMVRGGPGINSSSNSSNPVTIAAQMNITTNTVNITSPVSLQHPVTITGPVNIASVNIPATAPMNIAHPVAITTPMSMNIAGPLNIAMRPMESMPFLSQVLPSSPPW
- the LOC114793075 gene encoding vascular endothelial zinc finger 1-like isoform X4 — its product is MGGGAGGGGGGGPMPVVKKEHKTKTPFICGYCNKAFRDSYHLRRHESCHTGVKMVSRPKKTAQTAPTMVPLISTMPREHSGNPSYISTIAGILTTATTSTSSGSSIMSPASMIGVPQQSVPKKPAKPVKKNHGCEMCGKAFRDVYHLNRHKLSHSDEKPFECPICQQRFKRKDRMTYHVRSHDGGVHKPYVCSVCGKGFSRPDHLSCHVKHVHSSERPFKCQVTACTSAFATKDRLRSHMIRHEGKVTCNICGKMLSAAYITSHLKTHGQTNFNNSCNKGDWQWSNSGGRKDSNDVCHSASGTPVTAPASISTTMVRGGPGINSSSNSSNPVTIAAQMNITTNTVNITSPVSLQHPVTITGPVNIASVNIPATAPMNIAHPVAITTPMSMNIAGPLNIAMRPMESMPFLSQVLPSSPPW